The following are encoded in a window of Caldicellulosiruptor danielii genomic DNA:
- a CDS encoding aldehyde ferredoxin oxidoreductase N-terminal domain-containing protein, translated as MIGKDFIRVLYIDLTNKKADIQERKDLYKYLGGVGVAAKLLEENMKKGVNPLHERQPIIISIGPLSTIFPVVTKAVATFISPHTGEYGESHAGGRLAMAIRNAGYDAIVITGKAQKPTYLVITDKNIEFKDARAMWGLDIEETGRVIREREPGPGKRSIIRIGRAGENLVTYSCVNVDTYRHFGRLGIGAVFGSKNLKAMMIMGEEDLPIANLKEYFKTYQEIYKKVTQTDAMAKYHELGTPMNIKVLNSISSLPTKNLLQSTFEHADDISGETFAEKNLVRKVSCVGCPIGCIHIGQFRREFDKGFEYESISVSYDHELIYALGSLLGIKTTDEVLQIIEEVELAGLDAISTGVVLAWATEALKKGLISREDTLANLEFGNTMEYIKAIDNIADRINEFYYTIGKGLKEAVKKYGGEEFALLYGGNEMAGYHTGYAFALGQTVGARHSHLDNAGYSYDQSAKELKDEEIIDYVINEEKERAILTSLCICLFARKVYDRPTILKALNAIGINWNDQDLTKLANDIFFTKLKIKKELGYSLENYKFPKRIFETPTMWGNMDEERLNRLLKMYIERVEKEYEDWSRGK; from the coding sequence ATGATAGGCAAAGACTTTATAAGAGTGCTTTATATAGACCTTACAAACAAAAAAGCAGACATTCAGGAAAGGAAGGATCTTTATAAATACTTAGGCGGAGTAGGTGTTGCAGCAAAACTTTTAGAGGAAAATATGAAAAAAGGTGTTAATCCTTTGCATGAACGCCAACCAATTATTATTTCAATTGGACCTCTTTCAACTATCTTTCCTGTTGTGACAAAAGCTGTAGCAACCTTTATTTCACCTCATACAGGGGAATATGGTGAAAGTCATGCGGGCGGAAGACTTGCAATGGCTATAAGAAATGCAGGATATGATGCAATAGTTATAACAGGAAAAGCTCAAAAGCCCACATACCTTGTCATTACAGATAAGAACATTGAATTTAAAGATGCAAGGGCTATGTGGGGACTTGACATAGAAGAGACAGGAAGGGTTATAAGAGAAAGAGAGCCAGGTCCAGGGAAAAGAAGCATAATCAGAATTGGCAGGGCAGGAGAAAATCTGGTAACATACTCTTGTGTTAACGTTGACACCTACAGGCATTTTGGAAGACTTGGGATTGGTGCGGTCTTTGGCAGTAAGAACCTCAAAGCTATGATGATAATGGGTGAAGAGGATTTGCCAATCGCCAACCTTAAAGAGTACTTTAAGACTTATCAGGAGATATACAAAAAAGTTACACAGACAGATGCAATGGCTAAGTACCATGAGCTTGGGACACCTATGAACATCAAAGTGCTAAATAGTATAAGTTCTCTTCCAACTAAAAATTTACTTCAATCTACATTTGAACACGCAGATGATATCTCAGGTGAGACATTTGCCGAAAAAAACTTGGTCAGAAAAGTTTCGTGTGTTGGTTGTCCAATTGGATGCATCCATATAGGACAGTTCAGACGCGAGTTTGACAAGGGATTTGAGTATGAGTCCATTTCTGTCTCATATGATCATGAACTTATATACGCACTTGGAAGCCTTTTGGGGATAAAGACAACAGACGAGGTTTTACAGATTATAGAAGAAGTTGAACTTGCAGGACTTGATGCAATTTCAACCGGTGTTGTCTTGGCATGGGCAACAGAAGCGCTCAAAAAAGGGCTTATTTCAAGAGAAGACACTCTTGCTAACCTTGAGTTTGGTAACACAATGGAGTATATAAAAGCAATTGACAATATTGCAGACAGAATAAACGAGTTTTACTACACAATTGGCAAAGGTTTGAAAGAAGCTGTGAAAAAATATGGAGGAGAAGAGTTTGCACTTTTGTATGGTGGCAATGAGATGGCAGGATATCATACTGGCTATGCATTTGCGCTTGGTCAAACAGTTGGTGCAAGGCATTCTCACTTGGATAATGCAGGTTACTCTTATGATCAGAGCGCAAAAGAACTCAAAGATGAGGAAATAATAGATTATGTAATAAATGAGGAAAAGGAAAGGGCAATCTTGACATCCCTTTGCATATGTTTGTTTGCAAGGAAAGTATATGACAGACCTACAATCTTAAAAGCCTTAAATGCGATTGGTATTAATTGGAATGACCAAGACCTGACAAAACTTGCAAATGACATCTTCTTTACAAAACTCAAAATCAAAAAGGAACTGGGATATTCGCTTGAGAATTACAAATTTCCAAAGAGAATATTTGAGACACCCACGATGTGGGGTAATATGGACGAAGAGAGATTAAATAGGCTTTTGAAGATGTATATTGAGAGGGTGGAGAAGGAATATGAAGATTGGAGTAGAGGTAAATAG
- a CDS encoding MoaD/ThiS family protein, whose product MKIGVEVNSFFGRYGSQIGKMEVEIDPNTNVEKLLENLNIPKDKVGFVIVNQKRVDFDYVLSENDSVYITPYATGG is encoded by the coding sequence ATGAAGATTGGAGTAGAGGTAAATAGTTTTTTTGGAAGGTATGGAAGCCAAATAGGGAAAATGGAAGTTGAGATTGACCCGAACACTAATGTGGAAAAGCTACTTGAAAACTTAAACATTCCGAAAGACAAGGTTGGGTTTGTGATTGTAAATCAAAAAAGAGTTGACTTTGACTATGTATTGTCGGAAAATGATAGTGTGTATATAACTCCATATGCAACTGGAGGCTAA
- a CDS encoding HesA/MoeB/ThiF family protein yields MAVQKRYIKNLGALSENAQKNFFQQQLRLLEWGGIGGFLIEGLARLGVKKIIAVDMDSFDETNLNRQIISNINNLGKFKVFEAEKRIKEINPTVSFEPIKEKAYLENLDIFLMEASYIFDATDNIEIRKSLSKFAQKMGKILIHGGCAGWYAQIAIITKDTPGIEKLLGETNVEGAEKDLGNPIFAPMLTAALELSEFCKLISTQGENLIGKCIIVNLLTNEYRVFEF; encoded by the coding sequence ATGGCGGTGCAAAAAAGATATATAAAAAACCTGGGCGCTTTGAGCGAAAATGCTCAAAAAAACTTCTTTCAACAACAGTTGCGGTTGTTGGAGTGGGGCGGAATAGGTGGTTTTTTGATTGAAGGATTGGCACGACTTGGAGTGAAAAAGATTATCGCAGTTGATATGGACTCCTTTGATGAGACAAATCTAAATAGGCAGATAATTTCTAATATAAACAACCTTGGGAAATTCAAGGTATTTGAAGCAGAAAAGCGGATAAAAGAGATAAACCCGACCGTTTCTTTTGAACCAATAAAGGAAAAGGCATATCTAGAAAATCTTGATATATTTTTGATGGAAGCAAGCTATATATTTGATGCAACTGACAATATAGAAATAAGAAAGAGTCTTTCAAAGTTTGCACAAAAGATGGGAAAGATATTAATTCACGGCGGGTGTGCTGGCTGGTATGCCCAGATTGCTATCATCACAAAAGACACCCCCGGGATAGAAAAGCTTTTGGGAGAGACAAATGTTGAGGGTGCTGAAAAAGATCTTGGCAACCCCATTTTTGCACCAATGCTGACGGCAGCGTTAGAGCTTTCTGAGTTTTGTAAGCTGATATCAACTCAAGGTGAGAACTTAATCGGAAAGTGCATTATTGTAAATCTTCTGACAAATGAATACAGGGTTTTTGAATTTTAG
- a CDS encoding extracellular solute-binding protein — protein MKTQRYLKSLIAFLFLICVFGVSFFSGTAAVKTYKIATTTSIYDSGFLDFVTPAFEKKNKVKFNFISVGSGQAVKIFKNGDADGIIIHEKSFLDELKKEKLINSYTAFVSNYFVLVGPKDKKDLFKKVKSIQEAFVLIRKNNFKFVSRADNSATYIRELEIWKLSKLKPNFDGYIKSGQGMGMSLNLANEKKAFILTDEATFYKMKNKLDALDVIYQNPNDKVLENIYYFAYSPKKMQLSKFASYLKSKEFKNLVNSFNQKFFKKEVYRIVK, from the coding sequence ATGAAAACACAGAGATATTTAAAAAGTCTCATTGCATTTTTATTTTTGATTTGTGTATTTGGAGTTAGTTTTTTCTCTGGAACTGCTGCTGTTAAAACTTACAAGATAGCTACAACTACCAGTATATATGACAGTGGTTTTTTGGATTTTGTTACACCCGCATTTGAAAAGAAAAATAAAGTGAAGTTCAATTTCATTTCAGTAGGAAGCGGTCAGGCAGTAAAAATTTTCAAAAATGGTGATGCTGATGGAATAATAATACATGAAAAGTCGTTTTTGGATGAACTTAAAAAAGAAAAGCTTATAAATAGTTATACCGCATTTGTTTCAAACTATTTTGTACTTGTTGGACCTAAAGACAAAAAAGATTTGTTCAAAAAGGTAAAAAGTATCCAAGAAGCTTTTGTCTTGATAAGAAAAAATAACTTTAAATTTGTCTCACGTGCAGACAACTCGGCAACTTATATTAGAGAGCTTGAGATATGGAAACTATCTAAACTCAAGCCAAATTTTGATGGTTATATAAAGTCAGGACAGGGTATGGGAATGAGTCTGAATCTTGCAAATGAAAAGAAAGCTTTTATTCTCACTGATGAAGCGACATTTTACAAAATGAAGAATAAGTTAGATGCCCTCGATGTTATATATCAAAATCCAAACGACAAAGTGCTTGAAAATATCTATTACTTTGCCTACTCGCCAAAGAAAATGCAGCTTTCTAAATTTGCTTCCTACTTGAAAAGTAAGGAATTCAAAAATCTTGTAAATTCTTTTAACCAAAAATTCTTCAAAAAAGAAGTCTATAGAATAGTAAAGTAA
- a CDS encoding ABC transporter permease, which yields MLANVVLSTLVVCIPSTFLAVLIGVPAGYFLKIKRFKYRKIVIRVVYTLSGLPPVLAGLLVYILLSRRGPFGFLDILFTKWAMIVTQVILIIPIVTLYTLAGLKNIDSVLDNLDYLSMKGRRKYIAIVREYSKEIVYAIVLGLSRAISEVGGVLIVGGNIEGSTRILTTAIIFEITKGEFSNALMLGAVLLAISFTFNTILQILQGDVFD from the coding sequence ATGCTGGCAAATGTGGTTCTTTCAACTTTGGTTGTATGTATTCCTTCGACATTCTTGGCGGTTTTGATAGGTGTCCCTGCGGGATACTTTCTTAAAATCAAAAGATTTAAATACAGAAAAATAGTAATAAGAGTAGTTTATACCTTATCTGGGCTTCCGCCTGTCTTGGCTGGGCTTCTGGTTTACATATTACTTTCCAGAAGGGGCCCCTTTGGTTTTTTGGACATACTTTTTACTAAATGGGCTATGATAGTTACCCAGGTAATACTCATTATTCCCATAGTTACACTGTATACTCTCGCTGGTCTAAAAAATATAGATAGTGTTCTGGATAACTTGGATTATTTAAGTATGAAAGGGCGGAGAAAATATATAGCCATTGTAAGGGAATATTCAAAAGAAATAGTGTATGCTATTGTTTTGGGACTTTCAAGAGCAATTTCTGAGGTTGGTGGAGTTTTGATAGTAGGAGGTAACATAGAGGGAAGCACTCGGATTTTAACAACAGCCATAATTTTTGAAATTACTAAAGGCGAGTTTTCAAACGCTCTTATGCTCGGTGCGGTGCTGCTTGCTATCTCATTTACTTTTAATACAATTTTGCAAATATTGCAGGGTGATGTCTTTGATTGA
- a CDS encoding ATP-binding cassette domain-containing protein, whose protein sequence is MIEVVNVKKSFENRKLFECKNLTFENRGLYILKGPNGCGKTTFLKMLFGKDKEYSGIIYNKFKKNVMLPQQPYFFKGTVEYNLSIALSHEKLKSSQQVLKMFGVPIKANINQLSAGQRQLVSFLRAFFIPSDVLFLDEPDSFLDKDIKEFVYKLIEDEAQKRCIIVVTHHQTAALEGNVIHFENGQIIKEGEL, encoded by the coding sequence TTGATTGAAGTAGTAAATGTAAAAAAGAGTTTTGAAAACAGAAAATTATTTGAGTGTAAAAATCTCACATTCGAAAATAGGGGGCTTTATATTTTAAAAGGTCCAAATGGCTGTGGGAAGACCACATTTTTGAAAATGCTGTTTGGAAAAGATAAAGAATATTCAGGTATAATATATAATAAGTTTAAAAAAAATGTTATGCTTCCGCAGCAGCCATATTTTTTTAAAGGAACTGTTGAATATAATCTTTCAATTGCTCTTTCGCATGAGAAGTTAAAGTCTTCCCAGCAAGTTTTAAAGATGTTTGGTGTTCCTATTAAAGCTAACATAAATCAGCTCTCAGCTGGGCAAAGACAGCTGGTAAGTTTCTTAAGAGCATTTTTTATACCTTCTGATGTACTTTTTTTGGACGAGCCTGATTCCTTTCTCGACAAAGATATAAAAGAATTTGTGTACAAACTTATAGAAGATGAAGCACAAAAAAGGTGTATAATAGTTGTAACTCATCATCAAACTGCAGCTTTGGAAGGCAATGTAATACATTTTGAAAATGGTCAGATTATTAAAGAAGGAGAGCTTTAA
- the glp gene encoding gephyrin-like molybdotransferase Glp has translation MKVLKTYFEVFEMLKDEFCGFSLESEKVSIQEAVFRIVAQDIVSGIDVPHFDKSTVDGYALMCEETFEANDENPSIFEIVGEVKTGEVPNFQIQKGQAAKIFTGGYVPQNANSIVMLENTIEEDGKLYVFKPAKPGENILKKGEDIKKGSIVIKKYQKLEPAQIGVLAAIGKKEVEVFKKIRVGIISTGDEIISQDEKLYSAKIYDVNSFTLYTSCCKEYVLPKMYGIVKDDFEDLKNSLLRALEENDVVLISGGSSVGTYDNTLKAIESLKDSKVLVDGVSIKPGKPTIIAKVGRKAVFGLPGHPVSCLFIFNFFVKKLIDIILHQQDTSRKVLAKMKTSVATSSGRTEFVFVKLHFGDEVLAEPLYGKSGSINLLNNATGYIRVDATKTGIRAGDIVEVVLI, from the coding sequence ATGAAAGTATTAAAAACATATTTTGAGGTTTTTGAGATGCTTAAAGATGAGTTTTGTGGTTTTAGTCTTGAGTCAGAAAAGGTATCTATCCAAGAAGCAGTTTTTAGAATTGTAGCTCAAGATATTGTATCAGGAATAGATGTTCCTCACTTTGATAAGTCCACAGTTGATGGGTATGCGCTGATGTGTGAAGAGACATTTGAAGCAAACGATGAAAACCCGTCCATATTTGAAATAGTAGGAGAGGTGAAAACGGGAGAGGTACCTAATTTTCAAATACAAAAAGGACAGGCTGCAAAGATATTTACAGGAGGGTATGTGCCACAAAATGCAAATAGCATTGTGATGCTTGAAAATACCATTGAAGAGGATGGAAAACTCTATGTTTTCAAGCCGGCAAAACCTGGCGAGAATATACTCAAAAAAGGTGAGGATATAAAAAAGGGTAGCATTGTCATCAAAAAATATCAAAAACTTGAGCCTGCTCAAATTGGCGTGCTGGCTGCAATAGGGAAAAAGGAAGTGGAAGTTTTTAAAAAAATAAGAGTGGGTATCATCTCAACCGGAGATGAAATAATATCGCAGGATGAAAAGCTCTATAGTGCGAAGATTTATGATGTTAACTCATTTACTTTGTACACATCATGCTGTAAGGAGTATGTTCTGCCCAAAATGTACGGAATCGTAAAAGATGATTTTGAAGATTTAAAAAATTCTCTCTTAAGAGCTTTGGAGGAAAATGACGTTGTTCTTATTTCAGGTGGAAGTTCTGTTGGCACATACGACAACACTTTAAAGGCTATTGAGAGTTTAAAAGACTCTAAAGTGCTTGTTGATGGTGTATCAATAAAACCGGGAAAGCCAACCATAATAGCAAAGGTTGGAAGAAAGGCAGTTTTCGGGCTTCCTGGTCATCCTGTATCTTGCCTTTTTATATTTAACTTTTTTGTTAAAAAACTGATTGACATCATATTACATCAGCAGGACACTTCAAGAAAAGTTCTTGCTAAGATGAAGACAAGCGTCGCAACTTCATCCGGCAGAACAGAGTTTGTATTTGTAAAGCTTCATTTTGGTGATGAAGTTTTAGCTGAACCTCTATATGGCAAATCAGGTTCGATAAATCTTTTGAATAATGCAACTGGATATATAAGGGTTGATGCTACAAAGACTGGCATCAGGGCAGGAGATATTGTTGAGGTGGTATTGATATGA
- a CDS encoding molybdopterin molybdotransferase MoeA, producing MKDYHFSAVLPQHARACIQEILRNYLVLKEEEISLYDAKNRFVAENYKAIHTSPSADVAAMDGYAVMAEETFDAYDTNPKYIENFKTVQTGESVENFNTVIPFEDVQVEDGKIKIFQSYYPRQNVRSQGEDIKEGEMIIKKGEILTFFDKVYLKAGGWLCVRVYKMPKVAFVPTGDELVDKIEEVGQLVEFNSVIFSELLSQYGFEITIFRPVANNLNVLKETLKKLIDEFDIVFVNAGSSKGDKDLTHEAIQSLGKVTVHGIAIKPGKPTVIGEINGKLVMGLPGFPVSMFFVLKEIFLRAFFDAYLLNPKEKSYFAVVERRIGSDVGAEEYIRVHVENKDGKNHARVLKRGASAISSLKRADGYIIVPVNVDVVEEGSLVEVKMI from the coding sequence ATGAAAGATTATCATTTTTCTGCTGTGCTTCCCCAGCATGCAAGAGCTTGTATCCAGGAAATTCTAAGGAATTATCTGGTATTAAAAGAAGAAGAGATTTCACTGTATGATGCGAAAAATAGATTTGTTGCAGAGAATTACAAAGCTATTCACACGTCCCCGTCTGCAGATGTTGCTGCAATGGATGGATATGCTGTGATGGCTGAAGAGACATTTGATGCGTATGATACAAATCCAAAATATATTGAAAATTTCAAAACTGTCCAAACAGGGGAAAGTGTTGAGAATTTCAATACAGTTATTCCTTTTGAAGATGTTCAAGTTGAAGATGGTAAAATAAAAATTTTTCAGAGCTACTATCCACGTCAAAATGTACGGTCGCAGGGTGAGGATATAAAAGAAGGGGAGATGATAATAAAGAAAGGCGAGATTTTAACATTTTTTGACAAGGTATATTTAAAAGCTGGTGGGTGGCTTTGTGTCAGGGTTTACAAAATGCCAAAAGTTGCTTTTGTGCCAACTGGGGATGAACTTGTGGATAAAATTGAAGAAGTTGGACAGCTTGTTGAGTTCAATTCGGTGATTTTTAGTGAGCTTCTTTCCCAGTATGGCTTTGAAATTACCATTTTTAGACCGGTTGCCAACAATTTGAATGTTCTTAAAGAAACATTGAAAAAACTTATAGACGAGTTTGACATTGTGTTTGTAAATGCTGGGTCATCTAAAGGTGACAAGGATTTGACACATGAGGCAATACAAAGTCTTGGTAAAGTAACTGTCCATGGTATAGCTATAAAGCCTGGAAAGCCAACAGTCATAGGTGAGATAAATGGAAAGCTTGTAATGGGACTTCCTGGATTTCCCGTGTCCATGTTTTTTGTTCTTAAAGAGATATTTTTAAGGGCTTTCTTTGATGCATATTTGCTAAATCCAAAAGAAAAGAGCTACTTTGCTGTAGTGGAAAGAAGGATTGGTTCAGACGTTGGAGCTGAAGAATATATAAGAGTACATGTTGAAAACAAGGATGGCAAAAACCATGCAAGAGTTTTAAAAAGAGGAGCAAGCGCAATTTCAAGCTTAAAAAGAGCAGATGGATATATAATTGTGCCAGTAAATGTGGATGTTGTGGAAGAGGGAAGTTTGGTTGAGGTAAAGATGATTTGA
- a CDS encoding cyclic pyranopterin monophosphate synthase MoaC/MOSC-domain-containing protein: MEFTHFDKDGLPKMVDVTSKEPSFRVARASGKIIVGKNVIEAIENGLLPKGDVFVTAKIAAINAAKKTSELIPLCHNIFLSFVDVSYKINREEGYIEAVSEVKTEAKTGAEMEAITAVVIFLETVYDMCKAVKKDMVISDIRLIEKSGGKSGHYIFKNENKTAKVVSINISRQKGTPKEPVSEAVLIENYGIEGDAHAGTSHRQVSLLDISSIKKMQQYGLKGLCFGKFAENITTENLDLQKISLGTKLKIGNNVLLEISQIGKKCHGSGCEIAKSVGVCIMPKEGLFAKVLIGGKVKVGDNIEILNE; the protein is encoded by the coding sequence ATGGAATTTACACATTTTGATAAAGATGGCCTTCCAAAGATGGTAGATGTTACGTCAAAAGAACCAAGTTTTAGGGTTGCCAGGGCAAGTGGAAAAATCATTGTAGGAAAGAATGTTATTGAAGCAATTGAAAATGGGCTTTTACCAAAAGGTGATGTATTTGTAACCGCAAAGATTGCAGCTATAAATGCCGCCAAAAAGACATCTGAGCTCATACCTCTTTGCCACAACATATTTTTGTCTTTTGTTGATGTCTCATACAAGATAAACAGAGAAGAAGGTTACATTGAAGCGGTATCAGAGGTAAAAACTGAAGCAAAAACAGGTGCTGAGATGGAAGCAATCACAGCAGTGGTCATTTTTTTAGAGACAGTATATGACATGTGCAAAGCGGTAAAAAAAGATATGGTAATTAGTGATATAAGGCTTATAGAAAAATCTGGGGGGAAATCTGGGCATTATATTTTTAAAAATGAAAATAAAACTGCAAAGGTTGTGTCAATCAACATCAGCAGACAAAAAGGGACGCCGAAAGAACCAGTAAGTGAAGCAGTTTTAATTGAAAACTATGGGATTGAAGGTGATGCTCACGCCGGGACTTCTCATCGGCAAGTGAGTCTTCTTGATATCTCAAGCATAAAGAAGATGCAGCAGTACGGGCTCAAGGGCCTTTGTTTTGGCAAGTTTGCAGAGAACATTACAACAGAAAACTTGGATCTGCAGAAAATTTCGCTTGGAACAAAACTGAAAATAGGGAATAATGTCTTACTTGAGATAAGCCAGATAGGAAAAAAGTGCCACGGTAGCGGCTGCGAAATTGCAAAGTCTGTTGGAGTTTGCATAATGCCCAAAGAGGGTCTTTTTGCAAAGGTATTAATAGGTGGCAAGGTCAAAGTGGGAGATAATATTGAAATTCTAAATGAATAA